DNA sequence from the Falco peregrinus isolate bFalPer1 chromosome 16, bFalPer1.pri, whole genome shotgun sequence genome:
GCAAAGACACCTCTTTGCTGAATGGGACCATGCACAAACCAAGCTCTAGACCCAAACGCTGTAATATTTTATGAGCTATGGGCACAGACTCTCTCCCTTGCTCCAAAGGGCTGGCTCAGCAAAGCTCCTGCTAATATATTGAACATTTCTTACAGAAGCAGGCATGGAGCTGCACTGCAAGTTGCACGTATGATGTCTTGGCTCTGAAATCAGACTTTGAGGtcaatttattttttggggggtggggggagggaaagagtAATGAGTTTtgtagaagaagaaaagaagaagagaagatgcagagaagatggagagaagaagagaaggaaaagaagaagaaaaggaaaagaagaagagaaggaaaagaagaagaaaaggaaaagaagaagaaaaggaaaagaagaagaaaaggaggaaaaaaggaagaaaaagaagaggagaaaaaagaagagaagagaagaagaaaaggagaagaaaagaagaagaagaagagttgagaagaacagaagaagaaaagaagaagaaaaagaagagaagatgagaaaaaagaagaggagaagaagaaaagaagaagagaggaagaaaagagaaggaaagaagagaagaagaaaaagaagagaagatgagaaaaaaaggagaagagaggaagaaaagagaaggaaagaaaagaagaagaagagaagatgagaaaaaagaagaagaagagaagagaggaagaaaagaaggaaagaagagaagaagaagagaagatgagaaaaaagaagaagaagagaagagaggaagaaaagagaaggaaagaagagaagaagaagaagaaaaagaagatgagaaaaaagaagaagaagagaagagaggaagaaaagagaaggaaagaagagaagaagaagaaaaagaagagaagatgagaaaaaaggaagaagataagagaggaagaaaagaggaggaaagaagagaagaagacaggggaataaaggaaaaagaaaaaagaaaaaaaaaaggaaagaaggataaaaaaagaagaggggggaggaaaagaaataaaaagggttttttttagcctgGCCGGATCAAGGGCAAGCGCGGCCaaggcggcggggggcggcccgtGCTGgcggctgctccggccccgcccgccccggccccgcccgccccggcggccATATAaggcggcggcggtggcgccGGGCAGCAGCTGCCGAGCCGAGCCAGCCCGCAGCGCTCGCCCACCGCCCCGGCTCTGGGTAAGGGGGTGCGCGGGGCCACGCCGTGGGGGGGGCGGCTGTGAAGGGTCCGCGCTgccgggcagcccccgccggggcGGAACATCCATCACCCGGGCGCGCTccgagcggggcgggggcgggcggggggtcCGAGCGGCGCGGGGAGAAGCGCCCGGCGGTGCCTGACGtgccccctcctctcctgcagaACCGGCACCCTCCGAGCGGCCGCCGGGAGATGGAAACCGTGCAGGAGCTGATCCCCTTCGCCAGGGAGATGCTGAGCCAGAAGCCCGGCAGGAAGATGGTGAAGCTGTACGTGCTGGGCAGCGTGCTGGCCTTCCTCGGCGTGGTCATCGGCCTGGTGGAGACGGTGTGCAGCCCCTTCACCgcccagggcaggctggaggaggaggaggagaggacaCCTGCCCCGAGGCGAGGGCAGATGCTCGCCCAGAAACGGGAGGATGTGATCTTGGGCAAGGGCGCGAAGGCGGCGGTGGTGCAGAGGGCCCTGGTGACCAGACCGCATGCGTCCTGAGCGCCCCACGCACGAGAGACTCTGCTGTCTGCTTGTACCCGCGGTGGTTCCAGCgaggagggagaagggctgCCTGGAGGAGACCACCGGGCTCGGAAGGAGTGAACGGTTCtatttgctgctgtgcagcagtggggggaaaaataccttttgttGGTATAAAAATGTGCAAGATGCACAGCAcggtttcttatttttcttacagttgCATTTTAcaacattttgcaaaatcaataaatattttatacagtACCAGTGCTTTCTAgctatgtttattttcaaagcctTCTCACCGATGGGCAAATTGGTTTCACTTGTGCTTCTGGCTCCACTccgggggcagctggggggccCCAGGGAAGAGCTGAGGGTGGTGGCCTCACCCTCCCCATGAAGCCCCCCTCGGTGAGACCGCTCTGGGAGCAAGTGGGCTGGTGGTCCTGTACCTCTGGCAGCACCTCCCTTCTGACACGGGCCATTGGGGAAGGGGGGCACTTGTCTCACACGGTGACAGACATGCCCAAGTTGCAGAGAGGGTTATCTGGGTTTAATGGCACAGATCTGTGCCTTGTGCCcagagctatttaaaaaagcCATCCTCCTAACAGGCTACAGCTGCTgcatagctgaaaaaaaaataatttaaatattctaTCTTTTCTGGGCTCCCTCACAAAGCCACTACAGCCATCTAATACAGAATATACTAGCTAGAGTAATACTAGCTTCCAGGCTTATTGGGGTGTCACAAATGGAAAAATTGAAGCATGGAGACACACAATGGCACAGTCATCCTGGAGGGTATGGAAACACATCCACACTTCAGGGCTGCACCCAGAGCACTGCCAGACTCTAATATTGGAGGACTTTCACCTATTTAAAAATCTCTCCCAGACTTGGTAAGAATCTGTTGCATTCAGGACTATGTCACGTTGCTCAAATTAACCCTCCAGACAGCTACAGCTGAAAGATCCTGCCCAAGGCGCAGAAGGGAAAGAGTCCTGCCAGTCATGACTGGGGCAGAAAATCCCTCTTAACCCGCTcagtggcagaggcaggagcaggctaCACACCTTGTACACAAACTGGGGGGAGATGTACCAGCAATATGCCACTATTTagctaaaagcaaaacaattgaCACAAACAGCAGGAGATTATGGAAAAGGAATGCTGCCTGACACCGGTGCCGAATGCATGGCTCTTCCTAGAGCTGCACAAGTTAAGATCAGAATCCCAGCACATAAGAACGCAGACAAGTTCACCCTTACATTTTCATAATGTACAACCAACAATCGATTTTGTTgacaattatttctgttaaaataaaccCAGCAGCACATTGCGGAGGAGGAGTCTTACCGAGTCCTCACAAAAACTCTTCAAGCTTTGAATCAAGTATGAGGCTCCTTTTCCTTATGGGGAAAAGAGGAGAGTCCAATTAAAAATGGCCTTCAAGAAACACTTCATATAGTCCCTGACCAAGCCTTCGGTCTCTGGCAAGGTTGAACAATCCAACATCTCATTGATACCAATGGTAATTCCataggaaaacaagaaaggagAATTCAGGCCTGAAGAAAGCCATCAGCTGATGAATCTCTGTcatcctccccctcctccccaatTCCAGCTTTAAACAGGTCCTACGCTTGCAGCACACCCTCAGGGACAGGGAAGGCTGACCTGGAATTCCCTGTGGCACACTTACTGCATGGATAAACCAAGGGCCTGAATGTCTGTGGCTGCGTCCCAGTGCTTATAGTTAAAATTTGTCTTTGCAATTCACGAGCTTTCGGAGTGACTCTGCCATGCTCCATTGCCGGTGTGTGTGGATGCTGTCTGCCAGCTGCAAACAAAATTACTGCCAGGTCTGAGCTCTCACGCGTTACTGTCATTTAGAAGCATCACTGCTGCGACAAGCAGAGCTAAACAGTTGACAAACGGATTAAACTGAGATGACAATCACGTCTTTGTCCAAGGCAGCTGCAAACTCCGTTAATCACACTTCGGTTCCCAAGATTAGGACTTCTCTACAAGTTATAGCTGTCTCATCCTGCCCTAGGAGAAagggaagattttaaaaatgaggaGATAGAGCTGCCCAGCTTGTGAGTCCAGAGGCAACCAGGGAGCTCCAGGTGAACGCAGCCAGGCTGACCTCCACCACTTCTGGCTCTGGACCTCAGGTTTGCCTTCACACCACATATGTGGCCTCCTCACATCatgccagcaccctgctgcccaCATCTCCTCTCCACAGTTATCTAGTCACAGGGTTTATGAGCTTAAAGCAAAGAGGTTTGTGGAACAATCAAAATAGCTGCTCCTAAGACAGCTAA
Encoded proteins:
- the G0S2 gene encoding G0/G1 switch protein 2, whose translation is METVQELIPFAREMLSQKPGRKMVKLYVLGSVLAFLGVVIGLVETVCSPFTAQGRLEEEEERTPAPRRGQMLAQKREDVILGKGAKAAVVQRALVTRPHAS